The DNA window aaacaccCTACACATCATTATAAACACATATAttaaaacacctagaaaacaccATACACATCatttttttgcgtttcaaaagtgcttttgaaaaaaattgaattttttttctttgattcaaattaatatattttttgtgtttttagatcattttgatgcgctgatgtcaaaaataattttttttaaaaaatattattttgatatatttttgagtaaaaaatactttgaaaagaaaccgcaaccacactccacAACAGAGCACTAGTCTAGGCATACACacttgggttgattttttttttgtttattaaggagtcgtccctttttttttcaaaaaataaacaggcTACACATTGTCTGCTAGTCTAGTTTCATGTGACCATAAAGTTGATGGAAAATCGAGCTTAAGGATTTCTTTTACCCtgttgtttttgcgtttcaaaagcgcttttcaaaaaaaataaatttttattttatttttttctttacttcaaattaatatttttttggtgtttttagataattttgatgcgttgatttaaaacatgattttaaaaaaataaaaaaatattaatttgatacatttctaagtaaaaagcactttgaaaagcaaccgcaaccttaaaaactaaatttcaaCCCATTTTGACTTAAAAACAGCTAGAAAACACCTTATATAACAAACCTATCAATGACCTCAAATAACCCCTAAAAAGAGCCAAAAAactgaaattgaccaaaaaaCTAAGAAATGTCTCGAGCTTAGATCTATAATCCCAAGCAAGGTGAGGGGGGAAGAAGTTCTAGGATAAATTCTCATTATCAAATGGAACCCATTGACACTAAAATCGATAATTTTTGTGATTGAAATCGATGTCAACcaatattttctctcttatctATTAAATTCGTaccactttctctcttctcactcAAATAAGGAATTGaaaatcaaggaaaataaatttttgtattacaattgaatttttgaaatatttaagagactgaaatgttattatttaaaaagtaagagGACTAAAGTGAACTTTTCAACCAATTCTTGAAACCaccatccaattttttttttcacactttGGTCCTCCATGTCTCAATTATGACCctccttaatgtttttttgataaattgataattaatttagacataaaaaaatgcacgaaagcatagttttaaaactaaattgtaAGAAATATTCAATATAAAGTGTTGCATGAAAGAagtatatttgaaattatgataaaaattgttttttaaattaatttatatttttaaaaaattaaaattaaaaaaattcaaaatttagaaaaaatatgttccaacctaaaaaaacaaatactcccTTCATTTCTTTCTAATAATAATGTGGAGCCCATGGTTGCCCATATGCGTTGATGGCTTTTATAGCAATCAATTTGTTCGGTTTTCTCTTACTTTTATAGAGAGGCTTTTGCCTATTCAGAAAAGACCAAACAAAGTGAAGTTTTTTTCACTTCTTTCAAATTCAATCTTCCGTCACTGAAAttgaaagaggaaaagaaaaaaagaaaaccacctTTCTGTTACTGATACTTTCAATTCTCTCACAAAAGAACTCAAGAAGATCGAAACTTTAGTGTTTTCAGTAGAAAAAACGAGCGACCCCTCTTGTTTATCTTTGTAGTTTTGATGGATCTATAGATCTAACCCACATgtattgttttgtttactttagaTCTCCATCCTTTTCATCTTGTTCAATTCAGTAGCTGACCAGATACTGTATAGAGATTTTTACTGTGAGTTtactgttattgttgttgttttggcacttatttttatgtttgcttTGTAGTTCATGTTACTGattaccttttttctttcttttcttaattcttttacTTTGTTGGGTTCTTGAAAGTTGCTTAATTTTGTTTGTCTATGTAGCTAAATCTGTGAAAAGGTTTAACTATAATGTGTGGAATGTAGAATTAGATTTGACCCTTTTCATTTCATGGTTGAACTTCATGTTGTTTCTGTTGTTATATGGTTTTTTGGGCCCTTATTAGAATAAGGGTCAAGGTATTTTTGCTGTTTAAGAACAGCTGAACGAAGGTTTTTGATTCTAAaccttgattttgaaatttagGATGGAAGTTGAATTCTTTTGATCCGTGTTTTGATAGGATTTATTTTCAGTATTAGTTCTGCATATgtttttacttataatttttgGTCTTGTTATAGTTTGCTGCATGAATTGTTCGGTGTGCAGGCTGGAGACTGGTGAGATTTATTGGAAGGAGTGTTATTGCATCCAATTTGGATGTGGAGGAATTGGAGGCTGGCCCTGGTGAGATGAGGGATGTTATCAAGGTTGATAAACTTTTTGAGGGCCTGCTGGCTGCCGTCCTCGGACCCTTGCATCCACACTGGTTTGGAAGCAGCAGGCCGGCAAGATGGGCTGCTTTGGTACAAAGACAAAGGGCAGCATATGAATGGTGAATTCTCTATGGCAGTTGTGCAGGCCAATAATTTACTTGAGGATCAAAGTCAGATTGAGTCAGGTCCATTGAGCTCTCTTGGGTCTGGTCCTTATGGCACGTTTGTGGGAATATATGATGGTCATGGTGGGCCGGAGACATCACGTTATATCAATGATTATCTCTTCCAGCATCTAAAGAGTAAGAAAACCTAACCCCTGTGATCTTTTGGCATGGAAAATCTCTTGAGTATATAAACTGGATTAACGTTTGGTTATGTTATTTTGGAATTTCAATTGATGTCTTAAAGGTAAATATAAGCCTTTATTAATCAGTAGCTGTTAGTATTCATGTTTTAATTGTGTTAGCTGAGGTTGGGAGTCTTATCTTCTTTCTTATGATGGGCTTAATCTTGAAGGATTAACCTCCGAGCAACAATCCATGTCTGTTGATGTGATTCGGAAAGCATATCAAGCAACTGAAGagggatttttttctcttgttgccAAGCAGTGGTCTATGAAGCCTCAAATTGCGGCTGTTGGATCTTGCTGCCTGGTGGGCGTGATCTGTGGTGGTATCCTCTACATTGCCAACCTTGGTGATTCCCGAGCTGTCCTTGGGAGGCATGTCAAGGCAACTGGTGAGGTTATTTCCATCCAGCTGTCATCAGAGCATAATGTAGCAATAGAGTCTGTCAGACAGGAGATGCATTCTTGGCATCCTGATGACTCGCAAATTGTGGTTTTAAAGCATAATGTATGGCGTGTGAAAGGTCTGATACAGGTAAATTCCTTGCCTAGGTATTCTGGTAAATGTTTTGAATGGCTAgtctttataatttcattttccttgCTGTTTCGTGTTTTAAATTTGAAGCAAGACTTGATTACATGAATGCTATGAAGCATTAGAATAGACTGGAATGTGTTTCAGCTGCCCTTTTTAAATGTGGTTGTGAAGCATCAAATGCctgttttaatcttttgtattcTCAGAAGGCTTACAGGATTGTGGAGTTAATGTTCTCTTATTTAGAATTCATGGTGCCCGATCATATTTGGGATAAATGGATGGAACATTTGCCAGCATTTGGAGCATGTTAAGTTTTGATGACAGAATTATCTGACAAGCTGATGACTCTGAAGGAGGTTCATGCTTTGCCCAAAAATCTTGGGGagatatagtttttggtttttgcaGTTGATTGATTGCGTTCTTGCCCTTCCATGGCAAATTGCAAGCTTAACATTTGTTAAATCATAGCCAGGCTAGCACAGCTGTAAAATAATGGAGGTTTTGGGTGGGATGGAGTTCTATGTTTATCATTGTATCCGCAtgatggaaaggaaaaaaattacgtGCTTTTGATTTTAGGTTCTGAGCAGGTGCAGAGCTTCCAGACATGTTAGTGCCTTGATGCTTGGTTTAAGAACAAAGCAGATTGAGTGATGGTACTGCAGAAAACACAATGACATTGAAGTAGTTTTTATATTGAGACATTGATTTCCAAGTAAGTTTTTAGGGTTCCATGAATGCTGGACCTGACTTTTAATAAAgtacaatataatatataccgTGTAGATCATACTGAAAATAAGAACTTTTGGTGTCATCATTGTCGGATTGCTCTCACTTAAATAATGGTTTGGTTTGCATTTTCAGTATGGTGATGAAATATATTGTGACTTATTATATTGTGACTTATTATAATTCAGTCATAATGTGGATCTTGACATGGTATTATATTGTGACTTATTATATTGCAGATTTCTAGATCTATTGGTGATGTGTATCTAAAGAAGGCTGAATTCAACAGAGAGCCGTTGTATGCTAAGTTCCGCCTTCATGAACCTTTTAAGAGGCCAATTTTAAGCTCTGACCCTTCAATTTCTGTGCATAGACTCCAACCTCATGATCAATTTCTCATATTTGCTTCTGATGGGCTGTGGGAGCACCTTAGCAATCAAGAAGCTGTTGATATAGTTCAAAATCATCCCCACAGTGTAAGAAATCTGTTCAAGACCATGGAAgcttttatttagttaaattaGATATAAGGTTTC is part of the Populus trichocarpa isolate Nisqually-1 chromosome 7, P.trichocarpa_v4.1, whole genome shotgun sequence genome and encodes:
- the LOC18101051 gene encoding probable protein phosphatase 2C 60, with protein sequence MLSRLINFLRACWLPSSDPCIHTGLEAAGRQDGLLWYKDKGQHMNGEFSMAVVQANNLLEDQSQIESGPLSSLGSGPYGTFVGIYDGHGGPETSRYINDYLFQHLKRLTSEQQSMSVDVIRKAYQATEEGFFSLVAKQWSMKPQIAAVGSCCLVGVICGGILYIANLGDSRAVLGRHVKATGEVISIQLSSEHNVAIESVRQEMHSWHPDDSQIVVLKHNVWRVKGLIQISRSIGDVYLKKAEFNREPLYAKFRLHEPFKRPILSSDPSISVHRLQPHDQFLIFASDGLWEHLSNQEAVDIVQNHPHSGIARRLIKAALQEAAKKREMRYSDLKKIDRGVRRHFHDDITVAVVFLDANLLSRASTVKGPSVSVRGGGIHLPAKTLAPCASPMEHNST